In Allomuricauda ruestringensis DSM 13258, the following proteins share a genomic window:
- a CDS encoding TonB-dependent receptor plug domain-containing protein, with the protein MKKNHLWLITALLAGKGIFAQNAQQDSLKVQQLDEVVVSDSKFELKRENSGKTVIKITAEEMQRNQGRTVAEIINTKSGIEIAGSRGRDGDVLGVYARGGRGRQVLIIIDGVRVSDPSTFSAEYDLRLLSPNTIESIEIIKGAASTLYGTNAVTAVINITTKKSSKKKIAGNFETSVGTNQTADDQNYNLGSIQNSANVNGTLGKFTYGVDFSNRYKSGLSAAVTPENEEDIFSHYSTNLKLGYQFSDAIGVQVYGNQTKFKNEYDATLAEAPNLGENEQQRVGLSSTLDYGGGSVHLNTAFTDYESVANDTFGESITEGSNWVLDLYNKYVFGEQFHTILGVNYIKDEAVFTEDVDFTIVDPYANVVYVSDFGLNLNAGARLNNHSEYGNHFVYNVNPSYVFDTENGYVKLMGSYATSYITPNLTQLFGAFGGNSELEPEENTTIEGGIEFKLNEKLRISTVYFDRNETNAIGYDANFMSINIADEIDANGVEVEATWLPWSKFSVNANYTFTERKGDNAIRIPKHKANVFLWYQFCETTNASLSYAYTGERFDTDFATFSDIALEPFSLLNFSIGHELIKNKLNVFVNADNLLNEDYRELLGFTTRGRNFRVGLNLNL; encoded by the coding sequence ATGAAAAAAAATCATTTATGGTTAATTACCGCCCTTTTGGCGGGTAAGGGGATTTTTGCGCAAAATGCACAGCAAGATTCACTTAAAGTGCAGCAACTGGACGAGGTTGTTGTAAGCGATTCAAAATTTGAGTTGAAAAGAGAAAACTCCGGAAAAACGGTAATCAAGATCACTGCAGAGGAAATGCAACGCAACCAAGGCAGAACGGTTGCGGAAATCATCAACACCAAAAGTGGTATCGAAATTGCTGGAAGCCGTGGCCGGGACGGTGATGTTCTTGGTGTCTATGCCCGTGGTGGCCGTGGGCGTCAGGTTTTGATCATTATCGATGGTGTTCGTGTATCGGATCCGTCCACTTTTTCGGCGGAGTACGACCTTCGATTACTTTCTCCAAACACCATCGAATCCATTGAGATCATTAAAGGTGCTGCTAGTACGCTTTACGGTACCAATGCGGTTACGGCGGTTATCAATATCACCACCAAAAAGAGCTCCAAAAAGAAGATTGCAGGTAATTTTGAAACAAGCGTGGGTACCAATCAAACGGCAGATGACCAAAATTATAATCTAGGGAGCATTCAAAATTCCGCAAATGTGAACGGTACTTTGGGCAAGTTTACCTACGGGGTGGATTTTTCCAATAGATACAAAAGTGGATTGTCAGCAGCAGTAACGCCAGAGAATGAGGAAGATATTTTTTCACACTACAGTACCAATTTGAAGCTTGGGTATCAATTCTCTGATGCTATTGGAGTCCAGGTTTATGGGAACCAGACCAAATTTAAAAATGAGTATGATGCTACATTGGCAGAAGCACCTAATCTGGGCGAGAACGAACAGCAAAGGGTCGGTTTATCTTCTACGTTGGATTATGGCGGTGGTTCGGTTCACCTAAATACAGCGTTTACCGATTATGAATCCGTGGCCAATGATACCTTTGGTGAAAGCATCACCGAGGGAAGCAATTGGGTGTTGGATCTGTACAATAAATACGTTTTTGGTGAGCAGTTCCATACCATTCTAGGGGTAAATTACATCAAAGATGAAGCTGTTTTTACTGAAGATGTTGATTTTACCATTGTGGACCCTTATGCCAATGTGGTGTATGTTTCAGATTTTGGACTGAACTTAAATGCTGGTGCTAGATTGAATAATCATTCCGAATATGGAAACCATTTTGTGTACAATGTGAATCCATCCTACGTGTTTGATACCGAAAATGGATATGTGAAGCTGATGGGGTCTTATGCCACATCTTACATCACACCTAATTTGACACAGTTGTTCGGTGCTTTTGGAGGTAACTCTGAGTTGGAACCCGAGGAAAACACGACGATTGAAGGGGGTATTGAATTCAAGCTCAATGAAAAGTTGAGAATTAGCACGGTGTATTTTGATAGAAATGAAACCAATGCCATTGGGTACGATGCCAATTTTATGAGTATCAACATTGCGGATGAAATTGATGCCAACGGAGTGGAGGTGGAAGCTACGTGGTTGCCTTGGAGCAAGTTTAGTGTTAATGCCAATTATACGTTCACGGAAAGGAAAGGGGACAATGCCATTCGTATTCCAAAACATAAGGCCAACGTATTCCTGTGGTATCAGTTTTGTGAAACCACAAACGCTTCATTAAGCTATGCTTACACGGGCGAACGTTTTGATACGGATTTTGCTACCTTCTCCGATATTGCTTTAGAACCATTTTCCTTGCTCAATTTTTCCATTGGACACGAACTGATTAAGAACAAACTCAACGTGTTTGTAAATGCAGATAACTTGTTGAATGAGGATTACAGAGAATTATTAGGGTTCACCACCCGAGGACGAAATTTTAGGGTTGGTCTCAACCTGAACCTTTAA
- the ribB gene encoding 3,4-dihydroxy-2-butanone-4-phosphate synthase, with the protein MIAKNKKIQLNAIEEAIADVRDGKVIIVVDDENRENEGDFIAAAEKVTPEMINFMAMHGRGLICAPLTEDRCEELELNMMVQNNTVLHQTQFTVSVDLLGYGCTTGISVHDRAKTISALVNKDTKPHELGKPGHIFPLRAKNGGVLRRTGHTEAAIDFARLAGLEPAGILVEILNEDGTMARLPQLLEVAKKFDLKIVSIEDLIAYRMEHDSLIELKEAFTINTRFGEFRLRAYKQTTNDQVHIALLKGNWKSGEPVLTRINSTLVNNDMLGTLTNNPDEGLQRMFDALNTEENSAMIFINQENQSMNLLGRLSEFKKLQEEGINKAPKIEMDNKDFGIGAQILHDINISKIRLLTNSGQTKRVGMVGYGLEIVEYVNY; encoded by the coding sequence ATGATCGCCAAGAACAAAAAAATACAACTGAACGCCATAGAAGAAGCCATTGCCGATGTTAGAGACGGTAAGGTAATTATTGTAGTGGATGATGAAAACAGGGAAAACGAAGGCGATTTTATTGCTGCTGCCGAAAAAGTTACCCCCGAAATGATAAATTTTATGGCCATGCACGGCCGAGGACTTATCTGTGCCCCCTTAACTGAAGATAGGTGCGAGGAACTAGAGTTAAATATGATGGTGCAAAACAACACCGTATTGCACCAAACCCAGTTTACTGTTTCCGTGGATTTATTGGGGTATGGATGCACAACGGGCATCTCGGTTCATGACAGGGCCAAAACCATTAGTGCCCTTGTAAACAAAGACACCAAACCTCACGAACTGGGAAAACCTGGACATATTTTCCCGCTTAGGGCAAAAAATGGAGGCGTATTAAGGCGTACTGGACACACAGAGGCTGCAATAGACTTTGCAAGATTGGCCGGTTTAGAGCCTGCAGGTATTTTGGTGGAAATTTTGAACGAGGATGGAACCATGGCACGATTGCCCCAATTGCTGGAGGTAGCCAAAAAATTTGACCTTAAAATTGTTTCCATTGAGGATTTGATCGCTTACCGCATGGAACACGATAGCCTTATAGAACTTAAAGAGGCATTTACCATAAACACCAGATTCGGAGAATTTAGACTGCGTGCATACAAACAGACGACGAACGATCAAGTTCACATTGCGTTGCTAAAAGGAAATTGGAAAAGTGGAGAACCTGTACTTACCCGTATTAATTCCACGCTAGTGAACAATGATATGCTGGGCACTTTGACCAACAATCCCGATGAAGGTTTACAGCGCATGTTCGATGCATTGAATACAGAAGAAAATAGTGCCATGATTTTTATAAATCAAGAAAATCAATCCATGAACCTATTGGGGAGATTGTCCGAATTCAAAAAGCTTCAGGAAGAGGGAATCAACAAGGCTCCAAAGATTGAAATGGACAACAAGGACTTTGGCATTGGTGCACAAATACTTCACGACATCAATATTTCCAAGATTCGGTTATTGACGAATTCTGGCCAAACCAAGCGTGTGGGCATGGTTGGTTATGGTCTTGAGATAGTGGAATATGTGAATTACTAA